From a single Kitasatospora azatica KCTC 9699 genomic region:
- a CDS encoding GH92 family glycosyl hydrolase yields the protein MSASCIQSTHSSALPTQASAPSTHTPTNARGAVARITVNDPAQWVNTFVGTQQGAVDYGNGGGAGNTFPGAVAPLGMIQWSPDTVTYQHGGYDYDDNRIRGFSLTHISGAGCGDYGNVPFLPFLGSGSPGYSTFSHSNESSSPGTYSVTFDNGIRTDLAVTQRSGIAQFSYPAGQTASLTVDAGKAFNAATGSVAVSSNGIAGYTDSGNFCGTGNHYRLFFSVVFDHPFASSSVSGGSSAQVSFDTSANRTVTAKVGISFVSADNAYANLQAEQGGYSFSQVSSLTRGGWNGMLGRIAVAGGNIFDTVTFYSALYHALQDPSVFSDTDGRYPGFDGQLHTVPAGHAEYADFSGWDVYRSQAQLLALLAPQQASDVAQSIVNQGAQAGYLDRWTLANGNTGVMIGDPLPIIGSNLFAFGATDFDYWSLLWQSWQGTVKDNERPGQASEHTEGFVPNGIGWGAAAATLEYATADFAISQLAGRLGDTAIHDVLLHQSSNWRDILNQDNHYLQPRNADHSWPGFDPTSQSGWVEGNGAQYTWLVPQNPKGLIAALGGPGPVVSRLDSLFGNGLNAGPNSAGAYLGNEPSSAIPWLYDYAGRPDRTEAVVRQALTTLFSWGPNGEVGNDDLGQMSAWAVWAAVGMYPEIPGRAELALASPLFPAITISRGNGVTIDITAPGATGNTPYVTSLQVNGSWSQQPWLSEDFVQHGGTLAYGLSSTDSPGWGTAAANAPPSFDTGPAMPVTGPITGLAGKCVDDYHSQTSWGNKIQIWDCNGTGAQQWTLASDGSVQVLGSCLDVVHSGTTAGNLVDLWPCNGTGAQQWWPRSDGSLVNPPSGLCLDLPNSNTTDGTQLQIWGCNGTGAQRWTVPH from the coding sequence GTGAGCGCGAGCTGCATCCAGTCCACGCATTCCTCCGCGCTGCCCACCCAGGCCTCCGCGCCATCCACCCACACGCCCACCAACGCGCGCGGCGCCGTGGCGCGGATCACGGTCAACGACCCGGCCCAGTGGGTGAACACCTTCGTCGGCACCCAGCAGGGTGCGGTCGACTACGGCAACGGCGGTGGGGCCGGCAACACCTTCCCCGGCGCGGTCGCACCGCTGGGCATGATCCAGTGGAGCCCCGACACGGTCACGTACCAGCACGGCGGCTACGACTACGACGACAACCGGATCCGCGGGTTCAGCCTCACCCACATATCCGGGGCGGGCTGCGGGGACTACGGCAACGTCCCGTTCCTGCCGTTCCTCGGCAGCGGCTCGCCCGGCTACTCGACCTTCTCACACAGCAACGAGTCGTCCTCGCCAGGGACTTACTCGGTCACCTTCGACAACGGGATCAGAACCGACCTGGCGGTCACCCAACGCTCGGGCATCGCCCAGTTCAGCTATCCGGCCGGCCAGACCGCCTCGCTCACGGTGGACGCCGGCAAGGCCTTCAACGCCGCCACCGGCAGCGTGGCGGTCAGCTCCAACGGGATCGCCGGCTACACCGACAGCGGCAACTTCTGCGGCACCGGCAACCACTACCGGCTGTTCTTCTCGGTGGTCTTCGACCACCCGTTCGCGAGCAGCAGTGTCAGTGGCGGGTCGTCGGCCCAGGTCTCCTTCGACACCTCGGCCAACCGGACCGTCACGGCGAAGGTCGGGATCTCCTTCGTCAGCGCGGACAACGCGTACGCCAACCTCCAGGCCGAGCAGGGGGGTTACAGCTTCAGCCAGGTCAGCTCGCTGACCCGGGGAGGGTGGAACGGCATGCTGGGGCGGATCGCGGTGGCCGGCGGGAACATCTTCGACACCGTGACCTTCTACAGCGCGCTGTACCACGCCCTGCAGGACCCGAGCGTGTTCAGCGACACGGACGGCCGCTACCCGGGATTCGACGGGCAGCTCCACACCGTCCCGGCAGGCCACGCCGAGTACGCCGACTTCTCCGGCTGGGACGTCTACCGCTCCCAGGCGCAGTTGCTGGCGCTGCTGGCCCCGCAGCAGGCCTCGGACGTCGCCCAGTCGATCGTCAACCAGGGGGCGCAGGCGGGGTATCTGGACCGCTGGACGCTGGCGAACGGCAACACCGGGGTGATGATCGGCGACCCGTTGCCGATCATCGGCAGCAACCTGTTCGCCTTCGGCGCCACCGACTTCGACTACTGGAGCCTTCTCTGGCAGTCCTGGCAGGGCACCGTCAAGGACAACGAGCGGCCCGGCCAGGCCAGCGAGCACACCGAGGGCTTCGTGCCGAACGGCATCGGCTGGGGCGCCGCCGCGGCCACCCTGGAGTACGCCACCGCCGACTTCGCGATCTCCCAACTCGCGGGCCGGCTGGGCGACACGGCGATCCACGACGTGCTGCTGCACCAGTCCTCGAACTGGCGCGACATCCTCAACCAGGACAACCACTACCTCCAGCCGCGCAACGCCGACCACAGCTGGCCGGGCTTCGACCCGACCTCGCAGAGCGGGTGGGTGGAGGGCAACGGCGCCCAGTACACCTGGCTGGTGCCGCAGAACCCCAAGGGTCTGATCGCCGCGCTGGGCGGCCCGGGCCCGGTGGTCTCCCGGTTGGACTCGCTCTTCGGCAACGGCCTGAACGCGGGCCCGAACTCGGCGGGCGCCTACCTCGGCAACGAGCCGTCCTCGGCCATCCCCTGGCTCTACGACTACGCGGGCCGGCCCGACCGGACCGAGGCTGTGGTCCGCCAGGCGCTGACCACGCTGTTCTCGTGGGGTCCGAACGGCGAGGTCGGCAACGACGACCTCGGCCAGATGTCCGCCTGGGCCGTCTGGGCCGCCGTCGGGATGTACCCGGAGATCCCCGGGCGGGCCGAACTGGCGTTGGCCAGCCCGCTCTTCCCGGCCATCACGATCAGCCGGGGCAACGGGGTGACGATCGACATCACCGCGCCGGGCGCGACCGGCAACACGCCCTATGTCACCAGCCTTCAGGTCAACGGCTCCTGGTCCCAGCAGCCGTGGCTGAGCGAGGACTTCGTGCAGCACGGCGGCACGCTGGCCTACGGGCTCAGCAGCACCGACTCGCCCGGCTGGGGCACGGCGGCGGCGAACGCCCCGCCGTCCTTCGACACCGGTCCGGCCATGCCGGTCACCGGCCCGATCACCGGCCTGGCCGGCAAGTGCGTGGACGACTACCACAGCCAGACCAGCTGGGGCAACAAGATCCAGATCTGGGACTGCAACGGCACCGGCGCCCAGCAGTGGACCCTGGCCTCGGACGGCAGCGTCCAGGTCCTCGGCTCCTGCCTGGACGTCGTGCACAGTGGGACGACGGCCGGCAACCTGGTGGACCTGTGGCCGTGCAACGGCACCGGGGCCCAGCAGTGGTGGCCGCGCTCGGACGGCTCACTGGTCAACCCGCCGTCCGGCCTCTGCCTGGATCTGCCGAACAGCAACACCACCGACGGTACGCAGCTCCAGATCTGGGGCTGCAACGGTACCGGCGCCCAGCGCTGGACGGTCCCGCACTGA
- a CDS encoding glutamate decarboxylase has translation MALHKGTSEDHRLSVSALLGEADPIGAMRQAPPKHRLHRTPLPPHIAYQLIHDELMLDGNAKLNLATFVTTTMEEQADRLMAECLDKNMIDKDEYPQTAELERRCVAILADLWHAPEPDRAVGCSTTGSSEACMLAGLALKRRWMRRNQARYDAGARPNLVMGANVQVCWEKFCNFWEVECRLAPMEGERYHLDAPSAVALCDENTIGVVGVLGSTFDGSYEPVAQICAALDELQHRTGLDIPVHVDGASGAMVAPFLDPELVWDFRLPRVASINTSGHKYGLVYPGVGWALWRDQEALPEELVFKVNYLGGDMPTFALNFSRPGAEVVAQYYTFLRLGFEGYRAVQQSCRHVARHLATGIEKLGAFRLLTKGDELPVFAFTVAEHVTAFDVFDVSRRLRERGWQVPAYTFPDNRTDLSVLRVVCRNGFTLDLADLLLADLARLLPELLHQPGPLQERGIEPTSGFHH, from the coding sequence ATGGCGCTGCACAAGGGCACGAGCGAGGACCACCGACTGAGCGTCAGCGCCCTGCTGGGCGAGGCCGATCCGATAGGAGCGATGCGCCAGGCCCCGCCCAAGCACCGGCTGCACCGGACGCCGCTGCCGCCGCACATCGCCTACCAGCTGATCCACGACGAGCTGATGCTGGACGGCAACGCCAAGCTCAACCTGGCCACCTTCGTCACCACCACGATGGAGGAGCAGGCCGACCGGTTGATGGCGGAGTGCCTCGACAAGAACATGATCGACAAGGACGAGTACCCGCAGACCGCCGAGTTGGAGCGGCGCTGCGTGGCGATCCTGGCCGACCTGTGGCACGCGCCCGAGCCGGACCGGGCGGTGGGCTGCTCCACCACCGGTTCCAGCGAGGCCTGCATGCTGGCGGGGCTGGCGCTCAAGCGCCGCTGGATGCGCCGCAACCAGGCCCGTTACGACGCCGGGGCCCGACCGAACCTGGTGATGGGCGCCAACGTCCAGGTCTGCTGGGAGAAGTTCTGCAACTTCTGGGAGGTGGAGTGCCGGCTCGCGCCGATGGAGGGCGAGCGCTACCACCTGGACGCGCCCTCGGCGGTGGCGCTGTGCGACGAGAACACCATCGGCGTGGTCGGGGTGCTGGGCTCCACCTTCGACGGGTCCTACGAGCCGGTCGCGCAGATCTGCGCGGCACTGGACGAGCTGCAGCACCGCACCGGCCTGGACATCCCGGTGCATGTCGACGGTGCGTCAGGGGCCATGGTGGCGCCCTTCCTGGACCCGGAGCTGGTCTGGGACTTCCGGCTGCCGCGGGTCGCCTCGATCAACACCTCGGGCCACAAGTACGGCCTGGTCTACCCGGGTGTCGGCTGGGCGCTGTGGCGCGACCAGGAGGCGCTGCCCGAGGAGTTGGTCTTCAAGGTCAACTACCTGGGCGGCGACATGCCCACCTTCGCGCTGAACTTCTCCCGGCCCGGCGCCGAGGTGGTCGCGCAGTACTACACCTTCCTGCGCCTGGGCTTCGAGGGGTACCGCGCGGTGCAGCAGTCCTGTCGCCATGTGGCCCGCCATCTGGCCACCGGGATCGAGAAGTTGGGCGCCTTCCGGCTGCTCACCAAGGGCGACGAGCTGCCGGTGTTCGCCTTCACGGTGGCCGAGCACGTGACGGCCTTCGACGTCTTCGACGTGTCGCGGCGGCTGCGCGAGCGCGGCTGGCAGGTGCCGGCCTACACCTTCCCCGACAACCGGACCGACCTGTCGGTGCTGCGCGTGGTCTGCCGCAACGGGTTCACCCTCGACCTGGCGGACCTGCTGCTCGCCGACCTGGCCCGACTGCTGCCCGAACTGCTGCACCAGCCGGGGCCGTTGCAGGAGCGGGGAATCGAGCCCACGAGCGGGTTCCACCACTAG
- a CDS encoding FGGY family carbohydrate kinase, giving the protein MAIVAGIDSSTLRTRIVACDADTGEVLRSGKAPHPESEASRARSTEADPQSWLHSLGDAATGGLLEGVRAIGVSAQQHSMIGLDAGGVLVRPALLWTDPRSSGAAAHLVDALGGPAAWTEAIGAVPAATYTIAKLRWLAEFEPANARRIAEVMLPHDWLVWQLLGHPQRRTTDRGDASGTGYWSPITGEYRQDLVKLALGHELLRLPEVLGPNEPAGHTPEGLLISAGTGDNMAAALGLGLVPGDAVVSLGSSGTIFAVHGQPVVDPKGIVSSFADATGNHLPMVGTLNAAQVLRSTAALLGCDLEGLSELALRSSPGAYGLVLLPYLDGERTPRLPNAAGTLTGLRAESMTPEHLARAAVEGMLCNIADALDTLRAQGVAINRVVLLGAVGRLPAVREIASLIFGVPVVIPPPGDHAARGAARQAAWALAGTEEPPQWALPEALTIEPDPDQPFGDAVRRQYGVVRGQTHPELNEMS; this is encoded by the coding sequence ATGGCCATCGTTGCGGGCATCGACAGCTCGACCCTTCGCACCCGGATCGTCGCGTGTGACGCGGACACCGGTGAGGTACTGCGCTCGGGCAAGGCCCCGCACCCGGAGTCCGAGGCCTCACGAGCCCGCAGCACCGAGGCGGACCCGCAGTCCTGGCTGCACTCGCTGGGCGACGCGGCCACCGGCGGCCTGCTGGAGGGGGTCCGGGCGATCGGCGTCTCCGCGCAGCAGCACAGCATGATCGGGCTGGACGCGGGCGGCGTGCTGGTCCGCCCGGCACTGCTGTGGACCGACCCGCGCTCCTCGGGCGCGGCCGCCCACCTGGTGGACGCGCTGGGCGGCCCCGCCGCCTGGACCGAGGCGATCGGCGCCGTCCCGGCGGCCACCTACACCATCGCCAAGCTGCGCTGGCTGGCCGAGTTCGAGCCGGCCAACGCGCGGCGGATCGCCGAGGTGATGCTGCCGCACGACTGGCTGGTCTGGCAGCTGCTCGGCCACCCGCAGCGGCGCACCACCGACCGCGGCGACGCCTCCGGCACCGGCTACTGGTCGCCGATCACCGGCGAGTACCGCCAGGACCTGGTCAAGCTGGCGCTCGGCCACGAACTGCTGCGGCTGCCGGAGGTGCTCGGCCCCAACGAGCCCGCCGGGCACACCCCCGAGGGTCTGCTGATCTCGGCCGGCACCGGGGACAACATGGCCGCCGCGCTGGGCCTGGGCCTGGTCCCCGGGGACGCGGTGGTCTCGCTCGGCTCCTCGGGCACCATCTTCGCCGTGCACGGGCAGCCGGTGGTGGACCCCAAGGGCATCGTCTCCTCGTTCGCCGACGCCACCGGCAACCACCTGCCGATGGTCGGCACGCTCAACGCCGCCCAGGTGCTGCGCTCCACCGCCGCACTGCTCGGCTGCGACCTGGAGGGCCTGAGCGAGCTGGCGCTGCGCTCCTCCCCGGGTGCCTACGGCCTGGTCCTGCTGCCCTACCTGGACGGCGAGCGCACCCCCCGACTGCCGAACGCGGCCGGCACTCTGACGGGCCTTCGGGCCGAGTCGATGACCCCCGAGCACCTGGCCAGGGCCGCCGTGGAGGGGATGCTCTGCAACATCGCCGACGCGCTGGACACGCTGCGCGCCCAGGGCGTGGCGATCAACCGGGTGGTGCTGCTCGGCGCGGTCGGCCGGCTGCCGGCGGTGCGCGAGATCGCCTCGCTGATCTTCGGCGTCCCGGTGGTGATACCGCCGCCCGGCGACCACGCGGCGCGCGGCGCGGCCCGGCAGGCGGCCTGGGCGCTGGCCGGCACCGAGGAGCCGCCGCAGTGGGCGCTGCCCGAGGCCCTCACCATCGAGCCCGACCCGGACCAGCCCTTTGGTGACGCAGTACGGCGACAGTACGGCGTGGTGCGCGGCCAAACCCATCCTGAGCTCAACGAGATGTCCTAG
- a CDS encoding trypsin-like serine peptidase, translated as MAGLRRILAFGAAVVGALACAGCGGQQQGAAHAAPSLSAVVAPSNGPVGRIGVLRHADRGNARSCTASVVDSPAHNLLVTAAHCVYQSGTGTIDGLTFEPGYRDGTTPLGSWTVDRIIVDQHWQDDADPEYDVAFLTVRPTDGREIEEAVGGGNRLGVNRGFDLPVTVTGYPFDQETPVTCSARTTAQSATQERFDCGGFSDGTSGSPWLTDQGELVGVIGGYQAGGDTPDISYSVSFDDRILALYRQATGATAS; from the coding sequence ATGGCCGGGCTGCGGCGGATCCTGGCGTTCGGCGCCGCCGTGGTGGGTGCGCTGGCCTGCGCCGGGTGCGGCGGTCAGCAGCAGGGGGCGGCCCACGCCGCGCCCTCGCTCAGCGCCGTGGTCGCCCCGTCGAACGGGCCGGTCGGGCGGATCGGCGTGCTGCGGCACGCGGACCGCGGCAACGCCCGCTCCTGCACCGCCAGCGTGGTCGACAGCCCGGCGCACAACCTGCTGGTCACCGCCGCGCACTGCGTCTACCAGTCCGGCACCGGCACCATCGACGGGCTGACCTTCGAGCCCGGCTACCGTGACGGCACGACCCCGCTGGGCAGTTGGACGGTGGACCGGATCATCGTGGACCAGCACTGGCAGGACGACGCCGACCCCGAGTACGACGTCGCCTTCCTCACCGTCCGGCCCACCGACGGCCGGGAGATCGAGGAAGCGGTGGGCGGCGGCAACCGGCTCGGTGTGAACCGCGGCTTCGACCTGCCGGTGACGGTCACCGGCTACCCGTTCGACCAGGAGACTCCGGTCACCTGCTCGGCCCGGACCACCGCGCAGAGCGCCACCCAGGAGCGGTTCGACTGCGGCGGCTTCTCGGACGGGACCAGCGGCAGCCCGTGGCTGACCGACCAGGGGGAGCTGGTCGGGGTGATCGGCGGCTACCAGGCCGGCGGGGACACCCCGGACATCTCGTACAGCGTGAGCTTCGACGACCGGATCCTCGCGCTGTACCGGCAGGCCACCGGCGCCACCGCGAGCTGA
- a CDS encoding trypsin-like serine peptidase: MTGRKPALGLAVALLAATVGCGSSAEQPNGAVWVTTPAGTAASANGGAGWNRERFLAAFDKHKGTTRTASPTTLNALVGAVFTKDSSGDHFCTASVVDSAGQNLIITAAHCVYDPGVGQRDDLVFVPGYRSGEAPNGVWPLAAITVDQSWARSGNPDLDVAFAIVQPQGGQQVQQVLGANKLGTNKGFQLPVKLTGYPSSADVPITCVNNTTQQSPTQLRIDCPDYTGGTSGSPWVTGFDPTTRTGTVVGVIGGYQEGGDTPDTSYSSYFGDAVQALYDRATS; this comes from the coding sequence ATGACGGGGCGAAAGCCGGCACTCGGCCTGGCGGTCGCGCTGCTCGCGGCGACGGTCGGCTGCGGTTCCTCGGCGGAACAGCCGAACGGCGCGGTCTGGGTGACCACACCCGCGGGGACGGCGGCGAGCGCGAACGGCGGCGCCGGCTGGAACCGTGAGCGCTTCCTGGCCGCCTTCGACAAGCACAAGGGCACCACCCGTACCGCCTCCCCCACCACACTCAACGCACTGGTCGGCGCGGTCTTCACCAAGGACTCCTCGGGCGACCACTTCTGCACCGCCAGCGTGGTGGACAGCGCGGGCCAGAACCTGATCATCACCGCGGCGCACTGCGTCTACGACCCCGGGGTCGGGCAGCGCGACGATCTGGTCTTCGTCCCCGGCTACCGCAGCGGCGAGGCGCCGAACGGGGTCTGGCCGCTGGCCGCGATCACCGTCGACCAGAGCTGGGCGAGGAGCGGCAACCCGGACCTGGACGTGGCCTTCGCGATCGTCCAGCCGCAGGGCGGCCAGCAGGTGCAGCAGGTGCTCGGCGCCAACAAGCTCGGCACCAACAAGGGCTTCCAGCTCCCGGTGAAGCTGACCGGCTATCCGAGCAGCGCCGACGTGCCGATCACCTGTGTGAACAACACCACCCAGCAGAGCCCCACCCAACTGCGGATCGACTGCCCGGACTACACCGGCGGCACCAGCGGCAGCCCCTGGGTGACCGGCTTCGACCCCACCACCAGGACCGGCACCGTGGTCGGCGTGATCGGCGGCTACCAGGAGGGCGGGGACACCCCGGACACCTCCTACAGCAGCTACTTCGGGGACGCCGTGCAGGCCCTCTACGACCGGGCCACCAGCTGA
- a CDS encoding M56 family metallopeptidase, whose translation MIGLLLLLLFGTWVGGFAPSALARARWAVRAPRAALALWLSLWLAFATAVAMTVHTLTEPGHLSGPPLTWLARDAERMVEGPTGHRQALLIGALVLASAAAVVGPAWFRAARARARHRELLDLVARQEAAEAWWTVEDPRAVAWCVPGRGGRVILSRGALELLDAPQRAAVLAHERAHLSGRHHLPSSAAGALGRALPRLPLARAAAEQIPVLIEMAADDRALRHSAPHTLATALCAVATAATPPGTLAAGHLATAQRVRRLLPVHPLPRPLRTAYCLLALALPTVPVLLACGP comes from the coding sequence GTGATCGGCCTGCTCCTGCTGCTGCTCTTCGGCACCTGGGTCGGCGGCTTCGCGCCGTCGGCGCTGGCCCGGGCCCGCTGGGCCGTGCGCGCGCCACGGGCCGCGCTCGCGCTCTGGCTGAGCCTGTGGCTCGCCTTCGCCACCGCCGTGGCGATGACCGTGCACACCCTCACCGAGCCCGGCCACCTCAGCGGCCCGCCACTGACCTGGCTGGCCCGGGACGCCGAGCGGATGGTCGAGGGGCCGACCGGCCACCGGCAGGCGCTGCTGATCGGCGCCCTGGTGCTCGCGTCGGCCGCCGCCGTGGTCGGCCCGGCCTGGTTCCGCGCGGCCCGGGCCCGGGCCAGGCACCGCGAGCTGCTCGACCTGGTGGCCCGTCAGGAGGCCGCCGAGGCCTGGTGGACCGTCGAGGACCCGCGGGCGGTCGCCTGGTGCGTCCCCGGCCGGGGCGGTCGGGTGATCCTCTCCCGTGGCGCTCTCGAACTGCTGGACGCACCGCAGCGCGCGGCCGTGCTGGCCCACGAGCGTGCCCATCTGAGTGGCCGTCACCACCTGCCGAGCAGCGCCGCCGGAGCGCTGGGCCGGGCCCTGCCCCGCCTACCGCTGGCCCGTGCGGCGGCCGAACAGATCCCCGTGCTGATCGAGATGGCCGCCGACGACCGGGCCCTGCGCCACAGCGCCCCGCACACCCTGGCCACCGCCCTGTGCGCGGTCGCCACCGCCGCCACCCCGCCCGGCACCCTCGCCGCCGGCCACCTCGCGACCGCCCAACGCGTCCGCCGCCTGCTCCCCGTCCACCCGCTCCCCCGCCCCCTGCGCACCGCCTACTGCCTGCTCGCCCTGGCGCTGCCCACCGTCCCGGTCCTGCTCGCCTGCGGGCCGTAG
- a CDS encoding BlaI/MecI/CopY family transcriptional regulator, translating to MRGFGELETEIMERLWARGRPTSMREVVDDLNRTRPIAYTTVTTVADILYRKGRLRRHKEGRAWLYQPVRSREEYTADLMREVLGESHDPRAALLLFVEGMDAEQAAALRAVLTEGAPRDGGAA from the coding sequence GTGCGCGGGTTCGGCGAGCTGGAGACCGAGATCATGGAGCGGCTCTGGGCCCGCGGGCGGCCGACCAGCATGCGCGAGGTGGTCGACGACCTCAACCGGACCCGCCCGATCGCCTACACCACCGTCACCACGGTCGCCGACATCCTCTACCGCAAGGGCCGACTGCGCCGGCACAAGGAGGGACGCGCCTGGCTGTACCAGCCGGTGCGCAGCCGCGAGGAGTACACCGCCGACCTGATGCGCGAGGTGCTCGGCGAGAGCCACGACCCGCGCGCCGCGCTGCTGCTCTTCGTCGAGGGCATGGACGCCGAGCAGGCCGCCGCGCTGCGCGCAGTGCTGACCGAGGGCGCCCCGCGTGACGGCGGCGCAGCGTGA
- a CDS encoding LCP family protein, with protein sequence MTDRPGKERARGKPEGTSVRPEPSAAQHRRRHLAKIAGLTAAALVLATAGAGFWFYEHLNGNLSIFDSAGIASDRPPDGPADASGSQPVNILLLGSDSRANGNDTLAGGELGAGSSDTAVLLHVYADHRHAVGVSIPRDSLVDIPRCLLPNGKWTVPQHDQMFNSAFSLGASPTGNPACTQNTVETMTGLRVHHTIVVDFKGFATMTAAVGGVPVCVPNDINGFGIHLKKGRQNVAGQSALDFVRARHGIGDGSDIGRMKRQQAFLGALIKKIQDRGFDLTALLPLADAATKSLTVDPALGSPMKLASFAQSMRSIKLADITFVTAPWRYAGDRVALVHPDVDTLWTLLRQDRTLDGQSTGRPADPSTAAPVSASPAVNLTVPVLVQNGTRTYGLSLQAVHELRAKGYQDVSAGSGGIEHAVTTIGYGPGHQGEAEQLAQYFPGADVRADAEATVPLTVTLGDDYAATAAATASPSAGPSPTGLPTGIAQNSRPADADPCAGLTYG encoded by the coding sequence ATGACCGACCGTCCCGGCAAGGAGCGTGCCCGAGGCAAGCCCGAAGGCACCAGCGTACGGCCCGAGCCCTCCGCCGCCCAGCACCGACGCCGCCACCTGGCGAAGATCGCCGGGCTGACCGCGGCCGCCCTGGTCCTGGCCACCGCCGGCGCCGGCTTCTGGTTCTACGAGCACCTCAACGGCAACCTGTCGATCTTCGACAGCGCCGGAATCGCCAGCGACCGGCCGCCGGACGGGCCGGCCGACGCCAGCGGCTCACAACCCGTCAACATCCTGCTGCTCGGCTCGGACAGCCGGGCCAACGGCAACGACACGCTGGCCGGCGGCGAGCTCGGCGCGGGCAGCTCCGACACCGCCGTCCTGCTGCACGTCTACGCCGACCACCGGCACGCGGTCGGCGTCTCGATCCCGCGCGACTCGCTGGTGGACATCCCGCGCTGCCTGCTGCCCAACGGCAAGTGGACCGTGCCGCAGCACGACCAGATGTTCAACTCGGCCTTCTCGCTGGGCGCGAGCCCGACCGGCAACCCGGCCTGCACCCAGAACACCGTGGAGACCATGACCGGCCTGCGGGTCCACCACACCATCGTGGTCGACTTCAAGGGCTTCGCGACGATGACCGCCGCGGTCGGCGGGGTGCCGGTCTGCGTCCCCAACGACATCAACGGCTTCGGCATCCACCTGAAGAAGGGCCGCCAGAACGTGGCCGGCCAGTCCGCACTGGACTTCGTCCGCGCCCGGCACGGGATCGGCGACGGCTCGGACATCGGGCGGATGAAGCGTCAGCAGGCCTTCCTCGGCGCCCTGATCAAGAAGATCCAGGACCGCGGCTTCGACCTCACCGCGCTGCTGCCGCTCGCCGACGCGGCGACCAAGTCGCTCACCGTCGACCCGGCGCTCGGCAGCCCGATGAAGCTGGCCTCGTTCGCCCAGTCGATGCGCTCGATCAAACTCGCCGACATCACCTTCGTCACCGCGCCCTGGCGGTACGCCGGAGACCGGGTCGCCCTGGTCCATCCCGACGTCGATACCCTGTGGACGCTCCTGCGCCAGGACCGCACACTGGATGGCCAGAGCACCGGCCGACCGGCGGATCCGAGCACCGCCGCACCGGTTTCCGCCAGCCCGGCCGTCAACCTCACGGTCCCGGTCCTCGTCCAGAACGGCACCCGCACCTACGGCCTGTCCCTGCAGGCGGTCCACGAGCTGCGGGCCAAGGGGTACCAGGACGTCAGCGCGGGCAGCGGCGGGATCGAGCACGCGGTCACCACCATCGGCTACGGCCCCGGTCACCAGGGGGAGGCCGAGCAGCTCGCCCAGTACTTCCCCGGCGCGGACGTGCGCGCCGACGCCGAGGCGACCGTCCCGCTGACCGTCACCCTCGGCGACGACTACGCCGCCACGGCCGCCGCCACCGCCTCGCCATCGGCCGGCCCGTCACCCACGGGCCTGCCCACCGGAATCGCGCAGAACAGCCGCCCCGCCGACGCCGATCCCTGCGCCGGCCTCACCTACGGCTGA